In a genomic window of Croceibacterium sp. TMG7-5b_MA50:
- the rfbB gene encoding dTDP-glucose 4,6-dehydratase: MRVIVTGGAGFIGSALVRHLVVDKGHDVLTIDALTYAGCEASLKAVAGSNRHRFLHADIRDRAAMDAAMADFRPDRIMHLAAESHVDRSITGAADFIETNVVGTFTLLEAARQYWNTLPAEQKAAFRFLHVSTDEVYGSLGDSGLFHETTPYDPSSPYSASKAASDHLAKAWERTYGLPVVVSNCSNNYGPYHFPEKLIPLTILNALEGRPLPVYGKGENVRDWLFVEDHARALDLIIERGQVGETYNVGGRNERRNIDVVRRICAVLDELLPAGRSREELIEFVTDRPGHDARYAIDATKLEDELGWRAQEDFDSGIAKTVRWYLDNEWWWRPLREQYDGQRLGLEAKAPA, translated from the coding sequence ATGCGCGTTATCGTCACCGGCGGGGCCGGTTTCATCGGCTCGGCCTTGGTGCGCCATCTGGTGGTCGACAAGGGCCATGACGTCCTGACAATCGACGCGCTGACTTATGCCGGGTGCGAGGCGTCGCTAAAGGCGGTGGCGGGCAGCAATCGGCACCGGTTTCTACACGCCGACATCCGCGACCGGGCGGCAATGGATGCCGCCATGGCGGATTTCCGCCCAGACCGGATCATGCACCTGGCGGCCGAAAGCCATGTCGACCGCTCGATTACCGGTGCCGCCGACTTCATCGAAACCAACGTGGTCGGCACCTTCACCCTGCTGGAGGCGGCGCGCCAATACTGGAACACGCTGCCGGCCGAGCAGAAGGCGGCATTCCGCTTCCTCCATGTCTCGACCGACGAGGTCTATGGCTCACTGGGCGACAGCGGCCTCTTTCACGAGACGACGCCCTACGATCCCAGCAGCCCCTATTCGGCAAGCAAGGCGGCTTCCGATCACCTGGCGAAGGCGTGGGAGCGGACCTACGGCCTGCCGGTGGTGGTCTCCAACTGCTCGAACAATTACGGGCCGTACCACTTCCCGGAAAAGCTCATCCCGCTGACCATTCTGAATGCGCTGGAGGGGCGTCCCCTGCCGGTCTACGGCAAGGGCGAGAATGTGCGCGACTGGCTGTTCGTGGAAGATCACGCTCGCGCGCTCGACCTCATCATCGAACGCGGCCAGGTGGGCGAGACCTACAATGTCGGTGGCCGCAACGAACGCCGCAACATCGATGTGGTGCGCCGGATATGCGCCGTGCTGGACGAACTGCTTCCCGCCGGGCGCTCACGCGAGGAGCTGATCGAATTCGTCACCGATCGTCCCGGTCACGATGCCCGCTACGCGATCGACGCCACCAAGCTGGAGGACGAGTTGGGCTGGCGCGCGCAAGAGGATTTCGACAGCGGCATAGCCAAGACGGTGCGCTGGTATCTCGACAATGAATGGTGGTGGCGCCCCTTGCGTGAGCAATATGACGGGCAGCGCCTGGGGCTGGAAGCCAAGGCGCCCGCATGA
- the rfbC gene encoding dTDP-4-dehydrorhamnose 3,5-epimerase, with product MQFTPCTISGLAILTPRRHGDERGYFAETFRADLFAAEMGAFRFMQDNESLSRKAGTVRGLHFQSDPHAQGKLVRCTAGALFDVAVDIRAGSPTFGQWVGQELTPENGKQLWIPPGFAHGFCTLEPDTVISYKVTGGYYNAACDKGVAWDDPAIAIAWPDVADAATLSVKDRQQPLLSDLPSYFTFQAPGQD from the coding sequence ATGCAATTCACACCGTGCACGATATCTGGCCTCGCAATCCTGACCCCCCGCCGACACGGCGACGAGCGCGGCTACTTCGCCGAGACCTTCCGCGCCGACCTGTTCGCGGCGGAGATGGGCGCGTTCCGCTTCATGCAGGACAACGAGTCGCTCAGCCGTAAGGCCGGCACGGTCCGCGGGCTGCACTTCCAGTCCGATCCGCATGCGCAAGGCAAGCTGGTGCGCTGCACTGCAGGCGCCTTGTTCGATGTGGCAGTGGACATCCGAGCCGGCTCGCCGACCTTCGGTCAGTGGGTGGGGCAGGAGCTGACGCCTGAAAATGGCAAGCAGCTGTGGATCCCGCCGGGCTTCGCGCACGGCTTCTGCACGCTCGAACCCGACACGGTCATCAGCTACAAGGTGACCGGCGGTTATTACAACGCGGCGTGCGACAAGGGCGTCGCGTGGGATGATCCCGCGATCGCCATCGCTTGGCCCGACGTGGCCGATGCCGCGACCTTGTCGGTCAAGGATCGCCAGCAGCCGTTGTTGAGCGATCTGCCCTCCTACTTCACCTTCCAAGCCCCGGGGCAGGACTGA
- a CDS encoding FkbM family methyltransferase: MISISVGEALSQGLCKIVSNDGWQEADHPSVPGTVLKCFRPDAALSIQCSAEIESLWLLKHAWSGVVEISTAGDRIREPLFHADEKVRHFRSLSDAGAGERVITLTSVAQESTDAAHCEVWLFGFGLRTVPRLASRSMLLNSRTRFIQGDWGDFLVLSGDAVIPNALIREGSWAPDDIEIFRRYVAAGDAVLDVGANFGHHSVVFSKLVGATGQVLAIEAQTPIFQLTNANAVLNGCRNIIPVHAAAGAGRGSVMMYPIDYDAAEANFGSLGVNPDAEAGRSNLNGEEVELWPVDELLSRHMPGRSISFVKIDVQAFELFVLQGMRDLLARDHPTIFTEISPVWMQKAGYDYREIYELLRAFGYEFTHTLPNLDLLNGVPQVDNGTDIEWDLLAVHPSRH, encoded by the coding sequence ATGATAAGCATTTCGGTGGGTGAGGCGCTATCCCAAGGCTTGTGCAAAATCGTCAGCAATGACGGATGGCAGGAGGCGGATCATCCGAGTGTTCCAGGAACAGTCCTCAAGTGCTTCCGGCCTGACGCTGCCTTATCAATCCAGTGTTCGGCTGAAATTGAATCTCTCTGGCTTCTGAAGCATGCCTGGAGCGGTGTGGTCGAGATCAGCACGGCTGGCGATCGCATTCGCGAGCCGCTGTTCCACGCAGATGAGAAGGTTCGGCATTTCCGAAGCCTGTCCGATGCAGGTGCCGGTGAAAGGGTGATCACGCTGACCTCGGTCGCGCAAGAGAGCACTGACGCCGCGCATTGCGAGGTATGGCTTTTTGGATTTGGTCTGCGCACGGTGCCGCGGCTGGCGTCCCGATCGATGCTGCTCAACTCTCGCACCCGGTTCATTCAGGGGGACTGGGGCGATTTCCTGGTGCTGTCCGGTGATGCGGTGATCCCGAATGCGTTGATACGGGAGGGCTCCTGGGCCCCTGACGATATCGAAATCTTCCGACGGTATGTTGCCGCTGGTGATGCAGTTTTAGACGTCGGCGCCAACTTCGGCCACCACTCCGTAGTCTTTTCCAAGCTGGTGGGTGCCACAGGGCAGGTTCTTGCGATCGAGGCGCAAACACCAATTTTCCAGCTCACCAATGCAAATGCAGTGCTGAACGGGTGTCGCAACATCATTCCCGTGCATGCTGCTGCAGGAGCGGGTCGCGGCAGCGTCATGATGTACCCAATTGATTATGATGCGGCGGAAGCGAACTTTGGCTCCTTGGGTGTCAATCCGGATGCAGAAGCCGGGCGGTCAAACCTGAACGGCGAGGAAGTGGAGCTCTGGCCGGTCGATGAACTGCTAAGCCGGCACATGCCGGGGCGATCGATCTCCTTCGTAAAAATCGATGTGCAAGCCTTCGAGCTGTTCGTGCTGCAGGGTATGCGTGACCTTCTGGCGCGGGACCACCCGACAATCTTCACAGAAATCTCGCCTGTGTGGATGCAAAAGGCGGGGTATGACTATCGCGAAATCTACGAACTGCTTCGTGCTTTTGGGTATGAATTCACCCACACATTGCCAAATCTCGACCTGCTCAACGGCGTCCCGCAGGTTGACAACGGCACGGACATCGAATGGGATCTTCTCGCAGTGCATCCTTCGCGTCATTGA